Proteins encoded together in one Gemmatimonadota bacterium DH-78 window:
- a CDS encoding disulfide bond formation protein B gives MSFYVVMIRTVSILAIVGMIGAVALFALNASAAGRARLRERFAGGSVDLLRQAALVALVAMLGSLYLSNGVGFTPCVLCWYQRIAMYPLVVIAGVGALTRDANAWRYGLPLSVTGLLIALYHVALQYQPALDVVSCDASAPCTGRHVLVFGFISIPVLSGAAFALITALLLTVRTAARGEASDAIEASVED, from the coding sequence ATGAGCTTCTACGTGGTGATGATCCGGACCGTCTCGATTCTGGCGATCGTCGGCATGATCGGCGCCGTCGCGCTCTTCGCTCTGAACGCCTCCGCCGCCGGGCGCGCGCGGCTGCGAGAACGCTTCGCGGGCGGGTCGGTCGACCTGCTCCGCCAGGCCGCCCTCGTGGCCCTCGTCGCCATGCTCGGAAGTCTGTACCTGTCGAACGGCGTGGGCTTCACCCCCTGCGTGCTCTGCTGGTACCAGCGCATCGCGATGTACCCGCTCGTGGTGATCGCCGGGGTGGGCGCGCTCACCCGCGACGCGAACGCGTGGCGCTACGGGCTGCCCCTGTCGGTCACGGGACTCCTGATCGCCCTCTATCACGTGGCGTTGCAGTATCAACCCGCGCTCGACGTGGTGAGCTGCGACGCCTCCGCCCCCTGCACCGGTCGCCACGTGCTGGTGTTCGGATTCATCTCGATTCCGGTGTTGTCGGGCGCCGCCTTCGCCCTGATCACCGCGCTCCTGCTGACGGTGCGCACTGCGGCGCGGGGTGAGGCGAGCGACGCGATCGAGGCATCGGTCGAGGACTGA
- a CDS encoding PilT/PilU family type 4a pilus ATPase, producing the protein MVEIFKAAIQRGASDIHFKSGDVVRARIHGALVPLTQQRLNGDQVRQLAMKLMPHDEDRARIDQILDYDCSWGLPGLGRFRVNILRQRSSFMIVMRVIPIEIPNFDDLKLPSVLREIADYERGLILVTGVTGSGKSSSMAAMINHINATKPMHIVTLENPVEFLHRDQRSSITQRDIGTDTESFMMGLRASLRQDPDVILIGEMRDKETIDTALKAAETGHLVISTVHTKNAVQTLSRLIAVFDPNEQEMIRIRLAESLQAVISQRLIPTKDGMGRVPACEIMRVTGTIRDCIRDQSRLDEIFDLIEEGRAQYGSQSFDQHLMDLVKTNQVDFKVAKAAANNPTDFDLKMNTFGGGDTGSRAGGPDHSDPSQDMANEMTQIFGS; encoded by the coding sequence ATGGTCGAGATCTTCAAGGCGGCGATCCAGCGCGGCGCCAGCGACATCCACTTCAAGTCCGGCGACGTCGTCCGGGCTCGGATCCACGGCGCCCTGGTGCCCCTCACGCAGCAGCGGCTGAACGGCGACCAGGTGCGTCAGCTCGCCATGAAGCTTATGCCCCACGACGAGGATCGCGCCCGCATCGATCAGATCCTCGACTACGACTGCTCCTGGGGACTGCCCGGGCTCGGTCGCTTTCGCGTGAACATCCTGCGTCAGCGCAGCAGCTTCATGATCGTGATGCGGGTGATCCCGATCGAGATCCCGAACTTCGACGACCTCAAGCTGCCCTCGGTGCTCCGCGAGATCGCGGACTACGAGCGGGGACTGATCCTGGTCACGGGCGTGACGGGGTCGGGCAAGAGTTCGAGCATGGCGGCGATGATCAACCACATCAACGCCACGAAGCCGATGCACATCGTCACCCTCGAAAACCCGGTCGAGTTTCTGCATCGCGACCAGCGCAGCTCGATCACGCAGCGCGACATCGGCACCGACACCGAGAGTTTCATGATGGGACTCCGCGCCTCGCTCCGTCAGGATCCCGACGTGATCCTCATCGGGGAGATGCGAGACAAGGAGACCATCGACACGGCCCTCAAGGCGGCCGAGACGGGCCACCTCGTGATCTCCACGGTGCACACGAAGAACGCCGTGCAGACGCTGTCGCGCCTGATCGCGGTGTTCGATCCGAACGAGCAGGAGATGATCCGGATTCGACTCGCCGAGTCGCTTCAGGCGGTGATCTCGCAGCGGCTGATTCCCACCAAGGACGGCATGGGTCGGGTCCCCGCTTGCGAAATCATGCGGGTCACGGGCACTATCCGCGACTGCATCCGGGACCAGTCCCGTCTCGACGAGATCTTCGACCTGATCGAAGAGGGCCGCGCCCAGTACGGGTCGCAGAGCTTCGACCAGCATCTGATGGACCTCGTGAAGACGAACCAGGTGGACTTCAAGGTGGCCAAGGCCGCCGCGAACAACCCCACCGACTTCGACCTGAAGATGAACACCTTCGGCGGGGGCGACACCGGATCTCGAGCCGGCGGGCCGGACCACTCCGACCCGAGCCAGGACATGGCCAACGAAATGACCCAGATCTTCGGGAGCTGA
- a CDS encoding dihydrodipicolinate synthase family protein: MTIDLAGVHIPTTTPFDAEGEVDREALRSNLAHLVGQGVQGLVVGGSTGEAVLLDASERRISWEIAREVGADQLLIAGTGAESTRTTVRMCRAAAEAGADAVLVQPPAFYKGAMTPPVLADHYRAVADASPVPVIVYQVPLRMSTLDFPTPLLAELSEHANIVGMKDSRGDLDRLREVVDATAKGFQMLVGSGALLHAALEAGAVGGILGIANLVPAWCVGIHAAHRSGDESAAARLQSKVSPLHTGIVGGMGVPGVKFGLDRLGLVGGAPRPPLRALAEPGRTAVDALLTEAGLVG, translated from the coding sequence ATGACGATCGACCTCGCGGGCGTACACATTCCCACCACGACGCCCTTCGATGCCGAGGGCGAGGTCGATCGAGAAGCGCTCCGGAGCAACCTGGCCCACCTGGTGGGGCAGGGGGTGCAGGGACTGGTCGTGGGCGGGTCCACCGGTGAAGCGGTGCTCCTCGACGCCTCCGAGCGGCGGATCTCGTGGGAGATCGCGCGCGAGGTGGGCGCCGACCAGCTGTTGATCGCGGGCACCGGCGCCGAGTCGACGCGCACCACGGTGCGCATGTGCCGGGCCGCGGCCGAAGCGGGCGCCGACGCCGTGCTCGTGCAGCCGCCCGCCTTCTACAAGGGGGCCATGACGCCCCCGGTGCTCGCCGATCACTACCGGGCGGTCGCGGACGCGTCGCCGGTGCCGGTGATCGTCTACCAGGTGCCGCTTCGCATGAGCACGCTCGACTTCCCGACCCCGCTGCTGGCCGAGCTCTCCGAGCACGCCAACATCGTGGGCATGAAGGACTCCCGCGGCGATCTCGATCGGCTGCGCGAGGTGGTCGACGCGACGGCGAAGGGCTTCCAGATGCTGGTGGGCAGCGGAGCCCTCCTGCACGCCGCCCTCGAGGCGGGCGCGGTGGGGGGGATCCTCGGGATCGCCAACCTCGTGCCGGCCTGGTGTGTCGGCATCCACGCCGCCCACCGGAGCGGCGACGAGAGCGCGGCGGCGAGGCTGCAGTCGAAGGTGTCGCCGCTGCACACCGGCATCGTCGGCGGCATGGGCGTGCCCGGGGTGAAGTTCGGCCTCGACCGGCTCGGCCTGGTGGGCGGCGCGCCGCGGCCGCCGCTGCGGGCGCTGGCCGAGCCGGGCCGCACCGCTGTCGACGCACTGCTGACGGAGGCCGGTCTGGTCGGCTGA
- a CDS encoding adenylosuccinate synthase: MSGTGGCTVVVGCQWGDEGKGKVVDVLSESVEVVARYQGGANAGHTVHVGSKEFILHQIPSGILHSGTRCLLGNGVVLDVEQFFEEYDALTSRDIDVAGRVGVSDRAHLLLPYHRVLDRVSEDRAAEKIGTTGRGIGPAYEDKAGRRGIRVAELNQPERFRRRVDDGVARARARLEAAGEEALIPDLMAAVERSVALGERLRALATDTGLEVMEAIGAGRRVLLEGAQGTALDLDHGTYPFVTSSNTTAAGAAIGVGIGPTRITDVVGVVKAYTTRVGNGPLPTGFDPEMDERMRRLGGEFGATTGRPRRCGWFDAVLARYAARVNGLTALAVTKLDVLDTLPEIGIGMEYCSPDGTCTREFPADTWMLGHVEPRIETMPGWESDTTGCRTLEELPRNARAYLDRIQELTDTPIRWVSVGTRRDQIIEVR, encoded by the coding sequence ATGTCTGGAACCGGTGGGTGCACCGTCGTCGTCGGCTGTCAGTGGGGCGACGAAGGCAAGGGCAAGGTGGTCGACGTGCTGTCGGAGTCGGTCGAGGTGGTCGCCCGCTATCAGGGCGGCGCCAACGCCGGCCACACCGTGCACGTGGGCTCGAAGGAGTTCATTCTCCACCAGATTCCCTCGGGAATTCTGCACTCGGGCACCCGCTGCCTTCTGGGCAACGGCGTCGTGCTCGACGTCGAGCAGTTCTTCGAGGAGTACGACGCCCTCACCTCGCGCGACATCGACGTCGCGGGCCGCGTGGGCGTGAGCGATCGAGCCCATCTGCTCCTGCCCTACCACCGCGTGCTCGACCGGGTGAGCGAGGACCGCGCCGCCGAGAAGATCGGCACCACCGGTCGCGGCATCGGCCCCGCGTACGAAGACAAGGCCGGCCGGCGCGGCATTCGCGTGGCCGAGCTCAACCAGCCCGAGCGCTTCCGGCGCCGGGTGGACGACGGGGTGGCGCGGGCCCGGGCTCGCCTGGAGGCGGCCGGCGAGGAGGCGCTCATTCCCGACCTGATGGCGGCCGTGGAGCGCAGCGTGGCGCTCGGCGAGCGGCTGCGGGCCCTGGCCACCGACACCGGTCTCGAGGTGATGGAGGCCATCGGCGCGGGGCGCCGGGTGCTGCTCGAGGGCGCGCAGGGCACGGCGCTGGACCTGGACCACGGCACCTACCCCTTTGTGACGTCGTCGAACACCACGGCCGCGGGCGCCGCGATCGGCGTGGGCATCGGGCCCACCCGCATCACCGACGTGGTGGGCGTGGTGAAGGCCTACACGACGCGGGTCGGCAACGGACCGCTCCCCACCGGCTTCGATCCAGAGATGGACGAGCGCATGCGTCGCCTCGGCGGGGAGTTCGGCGCCACCACCGGCCGGCCGCGCCGCTGCGGCTGGTTCGACGCCGTGCTCGCGCGCTACGCCGCCCGGGTCAACGGGCTCACCGCGCTGGCCGTGACCAAGCTCGACGTGCTCGACACCCTGCCCGAGATCGGCATCGGCATGGAGTACTGCTCGCCCGACGGCACCTGCACGCGCGAATTCCCGGCCGACACCTGGATGCTCGGCCATGTGGAGCCCCGCATCGAGACCATGCCGGGATGGGAGTCGGACACCACCGGTTGCCGCACCCTCGAGGAACTGCCCCGCAACGCTCGGGCCTACCTCGACCGCATCCAGGAGCTGACCGACACCCCGATCCGCTGGGTGTCGGTGGGCACCCGCCGCGACCAGATCATCGAGGTGCGGTAG
- a CDS encoding tetratricopeptide repeat protein encodes MASPLIRSIALSTAFAATAGLLPAQAQQPDDDAIPLYTVGLGPLQRPVTTSVEEAQAWFDQGLQLMYAFAVGDGLRSFRQAWESDPDCAMCWFGEAWALGPYLNGGMNDADEPRAWEAAQNALRIAQRPGGATAAERAMIEAMAVRYAERPDPEGRVARDSAYSRAMADAWARFPNDLEIGTLYGESLMLLEPRRGVWPLEKPSVQHIHRVLEEALARDISHPGACHLYIHATESTPDAGKAEPCADLLGDAIPGASHINHMPSHTYNRIGRWSDAVRANQKAWHSDQKAAIDEGFAIYPSHNLHMLLFAASMDGQSAVAIQAARDYGRLVEGGQFYVALALMRFGRFEELTELDDVPADPVFEGLWTAARGIGHLRTGAPDSAQAHLDRVQALIEEHGDEAQFRGHTATQLLGVTGGLLESEILRMAGDDLGALEVLERVVALEDALRYDEPEPLNFSARHWLGALELELGRAEDAEATYRQALEDHPRNGWSLYGLEQSLRAQGRHGDAELVRVEFDRNWEDADIWLRSSRY; translated from the coding sequence ATGGCTTCGCCCCTGATCCGCTCCATCGCCCTCTCCACGGCCTTCGCCGCCACCGCCGGCCTCCTGCCCGCGCAGGCGCAACAGCCCGACGACGATGCGATCCCCCTGTACACGGTGGGACTGGGACCCCTCCAGCGGCCGGTCACGACCTCGGTCGAGGAGGCCCAGGCGTGGTTCGATCAGGGACTCCAGCTGATGTATGCCTTCGCCGTGGGCGACGGGCTCCGCTCCTTCCGGCAGGCGTGGGAGAGCGACCCCGACTGCGCCATGTGCTGGTTCGGAGAGGCGTGGGCACTCGGCCCGTACCTGAACGGGGGCATGAACGACGCCGACGAGCCCCGGGCCTGGGAGGCGGCGCAGAACGCCCTGCGGATCGCGCAGCGGCCCGGGGGAGCCACCGCCGCCGAGCGCGCGATGATCGAGGCGATGGCGGTGCGGTACGCCGAGCGGCCCGACCCCGAGGGACGGGTCGCCCGCGACTCCGCCTACTCGAGGGCGATGGCCGACGCGTGGGCGCGGTTCCCCAACGACCTGGAGATCGGCACGCTGTACGGCGAGTCGCTGATGCTGCTGGAGCCGCGGCGCGGCGTCTGGCCGCTGGAGAAGCCCTCCGTGCAGCACATCCACCGGGTGCTCGAGGAGGCGCTGGCCCGCGACATCTCGCACCCGGGGGCCTGTCACCTCTACATCCACGCCACGGAGTCGACGCCCGACGCCGGCAAGGCCGAGCCCTGCGCCGACCTTCTCGGCGACGCCATTCCGGGCGCGAGTCACATCAATCACATGCCGTCGCACACCTACAACCGAATCGGGCGCTGGTCGGATGCGGTGCGCGCGAACCAGAAGGCGTGGCACTCCGACCAGAAGGCCGCCATCGACGAGGGCTTCGCGATCTACCCCTCGCACAACCTGCACATGCTGCTCTTCGCCGCCTCGATGGACGGCCAGAGCGCGGTGGCGATCCAGGCCGCCCGCGATTACGGCCGGCTCGTGGAGGGCGGTCAGTTCTACGTGGCGCTCGCCCTGATGCGGTTCGGTCGGTTCGAGGAGCTGACCGAACTCGACGACGTGCCTGCAGACCCGGTGTTCGAGGGACTCTGGACCGCCGCGCGCGGGATCGGCCATCTGCGAACCGGTGCCCCCGACAGCGCCCAGGCTCACCTCGACCGCGTGCAGGCCCTGATCGAGGAGCACGGCGACGAGGCCCAGTTCCGGGGTCACACCGCCACCCAGCTGCTCGGGGTGACCGGCGGGCTGCTCGAGAGCGAGATCCTGCGAATGGCCGGCGACGACCTGGGGGCGCTCGAGGTGCTGGAGCGGGTGGTGGCTCTCGAAGACGCGCTGCGCTACGACGAGCCCGAGCCGCTCAACTTCTCCGCGCGGCACTGGCTCGGCGCCCTCGAGCTGGAGCTCGGCCGGGCCGAAGACGCCGAGGCCACCTACCGCCAGGCGCTCGAAGACCACCCCCGCAACGGGTGGAGCCTCTACGGACTCGAGCAGTCGCTGCGGGCACAGGGGCGCCACGGCGACGCCGAGCTGGTGCGCGTCGAGTTCGACCGCAACTGGGAAGACGCCGACATCTGGCTGCGGTCGTCGCGGTACTGA
- a CDS encoding FAD-binding oxidoreductase, with protein sequence MATTDAGERGATGGGGGFVADPDVCAAYATDVSGLREVPAAVVRPTSTAELLDALERARIDRLPITAAGAQTSTTGASIAAPGGAILSTRRLDGIVDLDIDAWRVRVQPGVVLADLNRTLAEHGLFFAPDPTSENEATVGGSVACNASGARTLRYGPTRAHVAGLTLALADGRTVELRRPVLEKNTVGLIPAQDPVDWFVGSEGTLGVVVEAELALLPLPPRVVGLGIPFPDEASALAFVVAARTSEGVDPRCLEYFDSVSFGFAREAQGSGAWQGSEGTMVYLEEAGDDDPDFDAWLSLAETHGARDHAIAVFDDEGQLRDARRFRHACPAAMHEATGPYLAAGGRRISTDWAVPFPEAADALTEARRAAREHGVDDPVVYGHLGNGHPHLNWVARDPDEVHRIEACVEEILKRTVLPRAGTVAAEHGVGKLKARWLPLQMSDLQIGLMRAVKRELDPHDLFGRGNIFDSNTP encoded by the coding sequence GTGGCGACGACTGACGCGGGGGAGCGGGGCGCGACGGGGGGGGGCGGCGGCTTTGTGGCCGACCCCGACGTCTGCGCCGCCTACGCGACCGACGTGTCCGGGCTGCGCGAGGTGCCGGCGGCGGTCGTGCGGCCGACGAGCACGGCGGAGCTTCTCGACGCGCTGGAGCGCGCCCGCATCGATCGACTTCCGATCACGGCCGCCGGTGCGCAGACGAGCACGACCGGTGCTTCGATCGCGGCCCCCGGGGGCGCGATCCTCTCCACCCGCCGACTCGACGGCATCGTCGACCTCGACATCGACGCATGGCGCGTGCGGGTGCAGCCCGGGGTGGTTCTCGCGGATCTCAACCGCACCCTGGCCGAGCACGGTCTCTTCTTCGCGCCGGATCCCACGAGCGAGAACGAGGCGACCGTGGGCGGGTCGGTGGCCTGCAACGCCTCGGGCGCGCGCACGCTGCGCTACGGCCCCACCCGCGCCCATGTGGCCGGTTTGACCCTGGCGCTGGCCGACGGGCGAACCGTGGAGCTGCGACGCCCCGTGCTCGAGAAGAACACCGTCGGGCTGATCCCCGCCCAGGACCCGGTCGACTGGTTCGTGGGCAGCGAGGGCACGCTGGGCGTGGTGGTCGAGGCCGAGCTCGCGCTGCTCCCGCTGCCCCCCCGCGTGGTCGGACTCGGAATCCCCTTTCCCGACGAGGCGTCGGCCCTCGCCTTCGTCGTCGCCGCGCGCACCTCCGAGGGCGTCGACCCGCGGTGTCTCGAGTACTTCGACTCCGTGTCGTTCGGGTTCGCCCGCGAAGCGCAGGGTTCGGGCGCCTGGCAGGGCAGCGAGGGCACGATGGTCTACCTCGAGGAGGCCGGCGACGACGACCCCGACTTCGACGCGTGGCTGTCGCTGGCCGAGACCCACGGGGCCCGCGACCACGCGATCGCCGTGTTCGACGACGAGGGGCAGCTGCGCGACGCCCGACGCTTCCGGCACGCCTGCCCGGCCGCCATGCACGAGGCCACCGGGCCCTACCTCGCCGCCGGTGGGCGCCGCATCTCCACCGACTGGGCGGTGCCCTTCCCCGAGGCGGCCGACGCCCTCACCGAGGCCCGGCGCGCGGCGCGCGAACACGGGGTGGACGACCCGGTGGTCTACGGCCACCTCGGCAACGGCCACCCCCACCTGAACTGGGTGGCGCGCGATCCCGACGAAGTGCACCGCATCGAGGCCTGCGTGGAGGAGATCCTGAAGCGCACCGTGCTCCCTCGAGCGGGCACGGTGGCCGCCGAGCACGGCGTCGGCAAGCTGAAGGCGCGCTGGCTGCCGCTGCAGATGTCCGACCTCCAGATCGGGCTCATGCGGGCGGTGAAGCGCGAGCTCGACCCCCACGACCTCTTCGGTCGCGGCAACATCTTCGATTCGAACACCCCCTGA
- the serA gene encoding phosphoglycerate dehydrogenase, giving the protein MPVRILVTDRVNPVGIALLEETPGFEVDVEPTLPPDVLRQRVGEYDAIIGRSATSITADLLQAGGRLRCIGRAGVGVDNVDMEEATRLGVAVINAPAGNTVAVAELFFGAVIGLLRNLGRADRSMREGRWDRSALTGTELKGKTLGIVGLGRIGSEVARRAHAFGMTLTAFDPYASDDRFQRNRAERAPTLEALMAGADVVTVHTPLNKETRGMIGAAQLAALRDGSVLVNMARGGIIDEEALLAELAKERLRGAVLDVYSTEPLEGEHPFRDRPDVVLTPHLGASTMESQRNVAVDVCAGVRDFLLHDDLSRSLNVEVGGADTDALPAALRLARRAASIARALLSTRGARAVSALTLSTGNDFASAGPVLLSAAAAGVLENVVDAGRLNLINARQVASERGIELRLGSGSKAPHLRAIEVRVQAGDEEVRIGGVAPLDADPRLTRIADFHVDVTPRRTLMVLHNRDVPGVIGRVGTLLGNAGVNIAEYHQARMAQGGEALAVVTLDGPPPPEASAQLLELPDISRVTVVSFRGDD; this is encoded by the coding sequence ATGCCGGTTCGCATTCTGGTGACCGATCGGGTCAACCCCGTCGGGATCGCCCTTCTCGAAGAGACCCCCGGGTTCGAAGTGGACGTCGAGCCCACCCTTCCCCCCGACGTGCTCCGCCAGCGGGTGGGCGAGTACGACGCCATCATCGGCCGCAGCGCCACCAGCATCACCGCCGACCTGCTGCAGGCGGGTGGCCGGTTGCGGTGTATCGGGCGCGCCGGCGTGGGGGTCGACAACGTGGACATGGAGGAGGCCACCCGGCTCGGCGTGGCGGTGATCAACGCCCCGGCCGGCAACACCGTGGCCGTGGCGGAGCTCTTCTTCGGGGCGGTGATCGGACTGCTCCGCAATCTGGGCCGCGCCGACCGCTCGATGCGCGAGGGCCGGTGGGACCGCTCCGCGCTGACCGGTACGGAGCTCAAGGGCAAGACGCTCGGAATCGTGGGTCTCGGTCGGATCGGCAGCGAGGTGGCCCGCCGCGCCCACGCCTTCGGCATGACGCTCACCGCCTTCGACCCCTACGCGTCCGACGACCGCTTCCAGCGCAACCGGGCCGAACGCGCACCGACGCTGGAGGCGCTGATGGCCGGCGCCGACGTGGTGACCGTACACACGCCGCTCAACAAGGAGACACGGGGCATGATCGGCGCGGCCCAGCTCGCCGCGCTCCGCGATGGGTCGGTGCTCGTGAACATGGCCCGGGGCGGGATCATCGACGAGGAGGCGCTGCTCGCCGAGCTCGCCAAGGAGCGGCTTCGCGGGGCGGTCCTCGACGTCTACTCCACCGAGCCGCTCGAGGGCGAACACCCCTTCCGCGACCGTCCCGATGTGGTGCTCACCCCGCACCTCGGCGCGTCGACGATGGAGTCGCAGCGCAATGTGGCGGTGGACGTCTGCGCCGGCGTGCGCGACTTCCTGCTGCACGACGACCTCAGCCGTTCACTGAACGTGGAGGTGGGGGGCGCCGACACCGACGCCCTGCCGGCGGCGCTGCGACTCGCCCGCCGCGCCGCTTCCATCGCCCGCGCCCTGTTGTCGACCCGTGGGGCACGGGCCGTGAGTGCCCTCACGCTCAGCACCGGAAACGACTTCGCATCGGCGGGTCCCGTGCTGCTCAGCGCCGCAGCGGCCGGCGTGCTCGAGAACGTCGTCGACGCGGGCCGGCTCAACCTCATCAACGCCCGCCAGGTCGCGTCCGAGCGGGGGATCGAGCTGCGGCTCGGGTCGGGAAGCAAGGCGCCGCACCTGCGGGCCATCGAGGTCCGGGTGCAGGCGGGTGACGAAGAGGTGCGGATCGGCGGCGTCGCGCCCCTCGACGCCGACCCCCGGCTCACGCGCATCGCCGACTTCCACGTCGACGTCACCCCCCGGCGCACCCTGATGGTGCTCCACAACCGCGACGTTCCCGGGGTGATCGGGCGTGTGGGCACCCTGCTCGGCAACGCGGGCGTGAACATCGCCGAATACCACCAGGCGCGGATGGCGCAGGGCGGCGAGGCATTGGCCGTGGTCACCCTCGACGGTCCGCCGCCGCCGGAGGCCTCGGCCCAGCTGCTCGAGCTCCCCGACATCAGCCGCGTGACGGTGGTGAGTTTCCGTGGCGACGACTGA
- the ffh gene encoding signal recognition particle protein gives MFEELSDKLDGVLSRFRQRGVLTEPMIREGLREVRRVLLEADVNFKVTRDFLGRVQERALGESVVKSVSPGQQIVKIVHDELAALLGEGRPTIKWVSSPPTILMVVGLQGSGKTTTSAKLACRFAAEGRTPMLAACDLQRPAAIEQLQTLGRQIDVPVHAGTFGGDPVATAKAAVDAARAQGCSVLIVDTAGRLQIDETLMDELRRVRDGVQPQEILFVADAMTGQEAVRIAEGFDQALDISGVVLTKMDGDARGGAALSIRGVTGKPIKFVGVGEGVDDLDSADPERLAGRILQMGDVVGLVERAQRTMDMAEQEKLQEKVLGKGRFTLEDFLTAMRQIQRMGPLDQLLKLIPGAKKLKIPGNIDPKRMKHVEAIILSMTPEERENPKIIKGSRRARIARGSGRPVSEINRLLKQFTEMQKFMKQMKGFGGMMGKGGGMPGLPFGR, from the coding sequence ATGTTCGAGGAACTCAGCGACAAACTCGATGGCGTGCTGTCGCGCTTCCGCCAGCGCGGGGTCCTGACGGAGCCGATGATCCGCGAGGGGCTGCGCGAGGTGCGGCGCGTGCTGCTCGAGGCCGACGTCAACTTCAAGGTCACCCGCGACTTCCTGGGGCGCGTGCAGGAGCGCGCGCTCGGCGAATCGGTGGTCAAGTCGGTCTCGCCGGGGCAGCAGATCGTCAAGATCGTGCACGACGAGCTGGCGGCGCTGCTGGGCGAGGGCCGTCCGACGATCAAGTGGGTGTCGTCGCCCCCGACGATCCTGATGGTCGTGGGACTCCAGGGATCGGGTAAGACGACCACTTCGGCCAAGCTGGCCTGCCGCTTCGCAGCCGAGGGCCGCACCCCGATGCTGGCCGCCTGCGACCTGCAGCGCCCCGCCGCCATCGAGCAGCTGCAGACACTCGGCCGCCAGATCGACGTGCCGGTGCACGCGGGCACCTTCGGTGGCGACCCCGTGGCCACGGCGAAGGCGGCCGTCGACGCGGCGCGCGCGCAGGGGTGCTCGGTGCTCATCGTCGACACGGCCGGGCGGCTGCAGATCGACGAGACGCTCATGGACGAGCTCCGGCGGGTGCGCGACGGCGTGCAGCCCCAGGAGATCCTCTTCGTGGCCGACGCGATGACCGGTCAGGAGGCCGTGCGGATCGCCGAAGGCTTCGACCAGGCGCTCGACATCTCCGGCGTCGTGCTCACCAAGATGGACGGCGATGCGCGCGGGGGTGCGGCGCTCTCGATCCGCGGGGTGACCGGCAAGCCCATCAAGTTCGTGGGTGTCGGAGAGGGAGTCGACGATCTCGATTCGGCCGACCCCGAGCGTCTGGCCGGCCGGATCCTGCAGATGGGCGACGTGGTGGGGCTCGTGGAGCGGGCACAGCGCACCATGGACATGGCCGAGCAGGAGAAGCTGCAGGAGAAGGTGCTCGGCAAGGGCCGCTTCACGCTCGAGGACTTCCTCACCGCCATGCGCCAGATCCAGCGCATGGGGCCTCTCGACCAGCTGCTGAAGCTGATCCCCGGGGCGAAGAAGCTGAAGATCCCGGGCAACATCGATCCGAAGCGGATGAAGCACGTGGAGGCGATCATTCTGTCGATGACGCCCGAGGAGCGCGAGAATCCGAAGATCATCAAGGGGTCGAGGCGCGCCCGCATCGCCAGGGGATCGGGCCGGCCGGTGTCGGAGATCAATCGGCTGCTCAAGCAGTTCACCGAGATGCAGAAGTTCATGAAGCAGATGAAGGGATTCGGGGGCATGATGGGGAAGGGCGGCGGCATGCCGGGCCTGCCTTTCGGTCGCTGA